Genomic segment of Panicum virgatum strain AP13 chromosome 2K, P.virgatum_v5, whole genome shotgun sequence:
CTGGAGGAGGCCGAGCGGCGCCCACGGGTCCGTTGCGCTGCTGCTTGCAGTTGCTGGAGCCGCCCTGGTGTGAGATGTGTGATCCCCTAGCAGTGGTTAGTTGAATAAGCGTTGGAATTTATTTGGTGGAGTGTTTTGGACttttggtgattttttttaGCAGCAGCACTGCAGCAGTTTGGTACACGGATTGTATTAATATGTTCATTTAGCGATTTGGAGTTCTGAACGCACCACCTGCTTGTAATTAGTTTGTTCTTTCAGGTTACGTTGATTGAGAATTGATGGCATGATTAGTATGGTGCAACGTATTTTCGCGTGTTGtcaaaaggaaaaagtctaaattactccctcaactatagccaaagtctggataacctcctaaactataatttggtccaatttaccccctaaactatgccaTTTAATTAGTTCATTCTACCCCATAATACAATATattctttttgtttctccatacacaagttgaattttaacctcaaattttgcagggtgGGAGTGGACATCAGGATGcatattttagaaaaaatttataatttttcaactttatttttcatataattttgaaatccaatatttaatttttgttaaatattctaacatatcacaataatgataaaaaattatgatatattttctaacatgtgttatgatgtgtactatcatcttgtaaaaattcaacttaaaactccacctatacatggagaaatgaaaaaaataaattatgttagggggtaatttgaaccaaagaaCATAATTTGGGGGGTAAAATAAACCAAACGATAGTTTAGGGGTTAttcagactttggctatagttgagggtagtaatttagactttttctttgtcaaaatttattttattttattaggGAAAATAAGGTGATGGcttattatatcattattatctAGTAACCACACACGAGGATAGTGTtgttatcatttttttttccaaaatttgTTAAACTTGGTTTccaaaaggaaaaagtctagtTTCCCTCCCTCAACTATCGCAAAGTTTGATTTTCATtcctcaactacaaaaccggatatcTAGCCTCCCCCAACTATCAAAAGCATTTATTTTATCTCCCTCGGCGGTTTCACAAGcggttttttcattttttttcatagaTTTTCTTTCTTATCTCTTTTTTCACTCAATTGAGGTAGCAAACAtggataaaaaattatgaaaattagcATAGTCGTAGAGGAGAGTACAGAGAACCCAATTTCACAACATTGTGAAGTTGAAACTAAAAAAAGAAATTttacattttctaaaaaaaagtatTCAAACTTCACTAAATTTTGAAAGCAGCAAGATGAGCTCTATCTTTGACAAAATTTGAACTGTACTGTGTGATACATATTAGAGATGCATCATTAAGGAATGTCGTGTGTATAGGTTCTATAGCAAAATTTTAAGTTTCTTAGGAAGGGCCAAATTTGatcctttttatttttcttagaATTTAAAATTTACTCAAGCAGTTGTATATTTGAATTATACATATGAAAATTCTTGAGTAGATTTTAAATTATGTGAAAACatgataaattttaaattttgctaTAGAATCTATACTCACAAAAGTTCCCTAATGATGTACTAATATATGTCGCATAGTTCgaattttgtcaaaaattcaTAGAATTGGATTCTATGTACTCTCATCTATCACTATGCCAATTTTCATGATTTTTGAACCACGTTTGTTACCTCAATTAAgtggaaaaagagagaaggaaaaaaactATAAAAATGCAAATAAATGCTTGTAAAACTGTTGAGGGAGGTAAAATATACAATTTTGATAGTTGAGGGAGACTAGATACCTGGTTTTGTAGTTAGGAGATGAAAATCAGACTTTCGTGGTAGTTGAAGGACGCAAAGTAgaccttttcttttccaaaacCATTGGAAGGTtgtttcataaaattttcaactGTGTTTAAACATTGTTGATAAGTATTCAAAAAGTATTGAACCGGAAGACTAGGCATAGCTCGGATGGTTAGCCGAGATAGTCAATTGTTATTGTTGTGATTATCATTGGTGCTTGCCAAACTAATAAACCATACTTCCTTCATCCTGAAATGTATGTCATTCTAGAGTTTTTAGGACATATTAAGGAGatagagaaaagatgcatgtaCCCCTCAATAATATACTTTTTAGTTGTAATTGTCTCATTCAATCACAGGAAGCTAGGCAGTCACACAGAAAACAAAGCATACTTGAAAGCTTATATTCTTTGTTATCCAACCAACATTAATTAGTTTACAAAcattaattatacagtttacAGAGAGAATTCTGCGGACCCGCCAGATGACTTCCGCCAAACGAAAAGCCTGGCGCTTCACAGTGGCTAAACAAAAAGCTTGGCGCTTCACAGTGGCGCCAGATGACCCCTCCAAACAAAAAGCATTGAAAAcaccaaaataaaaaatttggagCCAAAACCTTGCGCCTGCACATGAACCGTCCAGCAGCTCCCCTTAAAATGATATACATTttgagaacggagggagtagcatgTTGTTGTCATTTTTTCCAAGACACGCTACAtacgtactccctccatccaagtatgatagatatatttgcacatggcacaatgaccaagagcaccaagtgtgcttatcaatctcataaatgcaacatagactttttgttggtcctccaatgtttTAATTGGGAACTCCTCGTTTCTAGTGTTATTTATTGTCACAACCCATGATaatagcaaatatagctatcatttttgaatatttaaagttttgaaatatagctatcaaaaatGGATGGAGGGAATAAATGCTTATATGCGCACACAGAGCCAACTCTAGACCCATGCGGTGGAGGCGACCGCTGGGCGGGGCAACTTCCAATCTCTGCGTCTCTTCCTGTCTGCTGTCGCCCCGACCCCCTGTTCCCTGTGATTTGTGTCTCTGTCCATGGGCAAAGGGAACAGGTtctcagaaaaaggaaaaagagaaaacatgATGATCAATTATTTGAATCTCAAAATTAAAACTATTGAGAATTTGTTTGAGGATAACTATGTTGCAACAAAGATTGAATGACTTAGCTATTTTATTTGCAGCATCGAGAAAGATATCTGAAACAACATTGATTTAGAGATCATTCTTAATAAGAATTTTGCATCAAGAAATGCCTgaagaagtttttttttgtgaatgactgaaatattattgttgAGGAGTCATGGGGCTTAGTTATTATTTGAGGTAATCATACTCATATTATTCTCCATTCTTTAGTTTGTGTTATATACATTGTTCTTCAAGAATTAGATATATGTCAATATATCATTAGTATTATTATCTCCTTTACCATgttacaaaataaaaaaattagcctaaaggGTCCATAAAGTCTGTTTCGCTCGGGGTACTCAGAATCATAGAGTGGGTCCTGCGCGCACGTATACTCCTATGGTTGCACACACATGCACACCCTAGTCCCACGAAAGTTTTTTACTCcatatctttttttctttctggtCACTTGAAGTCCCTCCTGTCACAAATTTAAAGTAAAAGTGTCCAAGAAATAAAACctttaattttataaattaatttcTGTATTTTGATTGACCTTCCTAAGATTCTATAGGTTATAGTACATTTTTACTAGTGATTAGTGATCGAGATAATGTGTTATGCTGACGGGGGTAGTAATGTCAAAACAAGCTCTTTtgctttcgcaaaaaaaaaagctctttTGCAACACGAGGAAATATATTGGTGCACAAATTCAAGAATACTTCACGACATGACGCGCACGACGTTCAAACTCTCAGTGTTCGCCACACGTGTCCTCACAAAGAAGAACGACAAAAAAAAACCTTGCAGATACACGGCCGGAGGGCGGCGGACATCGCATGATTCGGTGACGAACCCTTGCCTACCCGTCCGCCGCTCTGAAACCATCCTCGAAGATGCCATGCGACACTTGAACACTGACGACGAACAGAGAAGAGGTTAGCTGAGGTAGTTACGCTACCATAACCGATTCCCTAACTACCTACACTGCAAAACGTTCCAACGATGCACCTCTTAAACGCGAGCACATTCCCGGCTCCAATCAACGACGCATCACCATTCGCAAGGCCATCCAAAGCTACCTTTGCATCACGATCGATCGAGCTGTGAGGTCAGGGCGGCCAGAGGAGGCGGCTAGCTACTAGCTCATCGGAGGATCGATGGGGCTAAAGCTGCTGAACCTGATCATCGGGCTAttcgcggtggtggcggcgctggcggcgccggcgtcggggcAGGGCGGGGCGGCGTCGTGCACGGCGTCGCTGGTCACGAGCTTCACCCCCTGCCTCAACTTCCTCACCAACAGCACCAACGGCGGCTCGGCGCCGACGCAGGACTGCTGCCGGTCCCTGGCGGCGCTGGTGAACGCGAGCACCGGCTGCGCGTGTCTCATCCTCACCGGCAACGTGCCGCTCGGCGTGCCCGTCAACCGGACGCTCGCCGTCTCGCTGCCCAAGGcctgccgctccgccgccgtcccgctgcAGTGCCGAGGTAGATGACAGATCGCTAGCTAGCTGCGATTGTTGCAGGGCAGGGTCACGATCACGAGATGCTAGCTAATCCAATCCGTGTGCTTGATGCAGACACGTCGGCTCAGATCCCAGCTcctggccccgccgccgccggcgcgccctccGCCTCCTTGCCGCCGCTGCGTAAGAATCTCACTGAAATAAAATCCTTTGGCTTTTACCATCATTTTCCCATGGCGGTTTCACTGATGAACACCATATGATCCTGTTCCAATCTGCAGCGCCAGCGTCGCCCGCAACGCCGGAGCCTGAAGCGCCGGTGCCGCCGGTGGTGGATCCGGCCGGGACGGCGCCGGTCAGCCAGCAGGGGCAGACGAGGCCGGCGCTGCTGCCCAGCTCCGCCCAGAGAGCGAGCGATCACGCCCCCGCTGCGGCTGCGCtcgtgctgctgctcgccgtTGGAGCCGCTGCGCTGGTGTGATCGGATTGGCAGCAGATGGCGTCGGTTGCCTTGGTGGGGGTGTGTTTAATTTGTACTTGAGCTTGTTCAGTTGCAGACTTGCAGAGTGGTAGAGAGACTAGACAGATTCGTGTCAGTATTGGTTTGTGAGTGATTTGTCAGGAGCATTGCGATGGCTGGACATGTAATTAGTGGTGCATTCTTTCAGGCTTCTTTAAATTTCTGAGCATGAGTTGGACGATGCTGACGTTGcagttttttttctcgaatatgcgcagcgtatcattgtattaagacgAAGAAGAAATTGGTACGGTGTTCGGTTACAACTCAAATAGAATGGACTCCAGATGGACACAAGCCAGCAAGCCAGCTAAACAcaatctaaaagataaactcCCACATAAACTACTCACATCATGTACAATCTAAACGACTGGCTTTAAGCGTAGTTCTCAGTCAACACTCCATCCCACGAAGGGAGATCTCTTACTCTTACTCTTGTTCTTCGACATCAGAAACAGATCCTGCAATGCGTCCACGTGGGCTTGTTTCAATGGCTTCAGTAGAGAATGAGCAGAGCAGAATCATTGCTCGCAGAAATTCAGTCAGTCAGCGGGGCAGATCCGGCAAATGTTGCTCCACTTCCGTGCTGCTATCTTTCACACCCTTTGCAGCCCATTGGATCATCCTCTACGGCTCTACCCAACACTGTATTACAAAATTTCCCCCCTTAAAATATTTGGAAAATATGCGAAAAACcctgttttataaataaataaatccgCAAAATACACTACAAGAATTTGTTGAAAATTCTTAGGGGTTTGATGATGAACTGTTCCTACTCTTTTCATTCCCATTTTCGTGTGGCTTGCGCATTCTGATGTCAAGTCTCCCCGGGGCAACCAAGGCGAGAGCATGCGTGGCGCTCTGATGATTTGCATCCACTTTGGTCGGTGGAGCAACTGAATGTCAGGACACGGGAGATGTTTCTTAGGTCAGTTCTAATACAGACTCTACTATGAAAGTCTAAGTATATTTATAGTACTCTATTGATAGcttttttgctgatgtggcatctTAATTATTGAAGagacaagaaaaaaaacaagattTGATTTCTAGATAAGACATCAAGTCTATGCGCCCTTCAATGCCCAAGAAACCAGAGAGACTTGTATTGTGGAGAGAGTGTGGAGTCCATAAATCttatgataaaaaaataaaataaataattttatatatagaaaaTATTATTACACACTTTGCATTGGGAAATAAAGTTTCTTGTGATGAAGTCTTTAAGACTTAAGACTCTACGAGTGGAGTCTGCATTATGACTGCCCTTAGTGTATCTTAACTATGATACTAGTGGACTGAGCAGTGCAGAATCATTGTCTGCAAAAAAATTCAGTCAGTCAGCTGGATAGGGATGTCATCTACTCACCTCTTACAGTCAGCTGTTGGCTCAAGAAATTGTCATTACGTGGGTGGTTGCAATCTTCCTAAACAGTAGAAGCAACAACAGAGGACACATTggtgtttttgttttgtttgaaaATAACACATTGGTGGTTGAATTGGCAACAATTTTGCAAGCACATGGACAAGCGAATACGAGCACTCCATCAACCAGCCGACCAGTTTTAACTACTACGCAACGACTTTTGACTGAATGAcgatgaggaggaagagaaagagGCGTCCGACTAGCAGAAAACGAGCAAGTCGTGAGCAAAAGGAGGTTCCTTTTGGCAGTCAGTTTCCAGCCCTgcatcctttttttttaaataatagccctgttatttactatttatttaCCTAAGCTGTTTTTTACCATATTGCAGCGCCATATATTCTTTTGACTTCCCATGAGGCTGCTTGTTACGTAGAACACCATGTATCTGCTCCGTGCATCACATTTCAAATATGATTGCACACTAAGTGTGAGAGTATACTTAACATAAATAAAGAACATACATGTGTTTCTGATCTGATTTCTTTGCACGCATCTTGTATCTCTCAATGGCCTTTTGCTAAACTCACCGGATGACCACGTCCCAAGTCTTCGACATCTTTAGCTTCTGTTGGAACATCCAGATGTTGGCGCCACCTCCTCTGTTCTATTTTTTGGCATTGTCATCTAGGTCTTTTAGAGGTAGCTAGGACAGATGTTATTCCTTCTATCTAACGACAACAATGAACTACGATTTTATTATCATGCATTTTGTCTTTATAATATCATTCCTCATTTTGGACATCTagaatttttaatttatttttttactaatcatatttgttatggactctttggtcatatcctattttttctattttaaaatTCTGAGATAGCTCTTTAGTAATAATATTTATCTCTATAATATCTAATAACAACAGTAAGCTACAATCTTAATATCATATGTTTTATCTTTATAATATCATTCCTCATATTAGGCATCTAGATATTTTTAATTTCGAATTTATTTTTTACTAATCATATTTGGTATGGACTCTTTGGTCATATTCTAGTTTTTCATATTTTAAACAGAAATTAGCTCTTTAATAAtagtatttgatatggacttttGTGTTAGTTTAGTCCtaatttttcctcttttttaatttcgaaaatagCTATTAT
This window contains:
- the LOC120663435 gene encoding non-specific lipid transfer protein GPI-anchored 20-like, with translation MGLKLLNLIIGLFAVVAALAAPASGQGGAASCTASLVTSFTPCLNFLTNSTNGGSAPTQDCCRSLAALVNASTGCACLILTGNVPLGVPVNRTLAVSLPKACRSAAVPLQCRDTSAQIPAPGPAAAGAPSASLPPLPPASPATPEPEAPVPPVVDPAGTAPVSQQGQTRPALLPSSAQRASDHAPAAAALVLLLAVGAAALV